In a single window of the Thermoplasmatales archaeon genome:
- a CDS encoding isochorismatase family protein, which translates to MDLSSAFTDIINEKKILVLHLNHKLETFSKVFSKFEVITALDFLKHACDKFQIPELFLNTDETAIKDDKLYNYYKLKENRRKERIAPPSKLDKKFEDQFANYILNVSPMRIESPDVFMNEEATKSIRASGKKILFITGFFTEVDVLRSSASALDHGYIPFVISDATSTYSERVYYEALDIISQYNEVIDSRDLMKLWPEVVD; encoded by the coding sequence ATGGATCTGTCGTCTGCATTCACAGATATTATTAATGAAAAGAAAATACTAGTACTTCACTTGAATCATAAACTGGAAACATTTAGTAAGGTTTTTAGTAAATTTGAAGTAATAACCGCTCTAGATTTTCTGAAACATGCTTGCGATAAGTTTCAAATTCCCGAATTGTTCCTTAACACTGATGAAACAGCTATCAAAGATGACAAGTTGTATAATTATTATAAATTAAAAGAAAATCGGCGCAAAGAAAGAATAGCGCCACCCTCAAAACTTGATAAGAAGTTTGAGGACCAATTTGCAAATTATATTCTAAATGTAAGTCCAATGAGGATTGAATCCCCTGATGTATTTATGAACGAAGAAGCTACAAAGTCTATCAGAGCAAGTGGCAAGAAGATTCTCTTCATCACTGGGTTTTTCACAGAAGTTGATGTTTTACGTAGCTCTGCCTCGGCATTGGATCATGGTTATATCCCGTTTGTAATTTCAGATGCTACGTCTACATATTCAGAGAGGGTGTACTATGAGGCATTGGATATTATCTCGCAATATAACGAAGT